The following is a genomic window from Candidatus Alcyoniella australis.
CAACCGCGAATTTTTGGTCGAGGCCCGTCAGGTCTGCTACGAGGGAGCGGGCAAGGCCTATGCCGAGCTCGGAGAGTTCGAGCAGGCCGTGGCCTACTACGGCGCGGCCTACGTCGAACGAATTCACCTGCTTAAACTGCGCGATTTCAACATCACCTTACAGGACGAATACCCGCTGAAAAAACACGAGCAAATCGCTTCGATCCTGCAAAACGTCGGACGCAACGAACAGGAAGAAGACATTTATACGCTAATCAACTCCTACGCCAGGCTCGACATCTCGAGCTTTGACCCGGTGCACGCCCAACGCAACGTGGAGGCGCTGTTGCGCGGAATCTCCAACGGCCAGGCCCGCGAGCGCGAGGTCGCCAAGATGCTGCTCAAGGGGATCATGGACAAGGTCGGCCAGGACGAATCCGATTCAGCCGGAGGACAGCAACCGGCACAGGCGCGGCACGGCGAGCAAAATAAGAAGGCTGACGATTCGGGAAAGAAAGAGAAGAAAGAACCTGGAGACGATATCATCTATCTCTGATTCATTAAGATACATGAGAAACGCGGCGGGCGGAGATCCTCATAACGTTTTTAAATAGGAACCGTGACAATACAACCTGCGCTGGGCGATAAATACCGCATCGACCGCCGGATCGGCGTCGGAGGGATGGCCGAGGTCTTCCTGGCCACGATTTTAGGCGCCGAGGGGTTCGAGCGCCGGGTGGTGCTTAAAAG
Proteins encoded in this region:
- a CDS encoding tetratricopeptide repeat protein, which codes for MNVLAILLMIVLILLVLFLAVVLVWFMVGSIPSGETQVQKRVKRSSQMRKKGDAGRAESILYLTIKGNGWDYQSFLMEVRRNPSANIVNLAPRFNQLTRRLRLTTPDIEFTWVWPAFLELGEVFVAQGRYKKAGRLYYDLLGFIEDLSEKLNREFLVEARQVCYEGAGKAYAELGEFEQAVAYYGAAYVERIHLLKLRDFNITLQDEYPLKKHEQIASILQNVGRNEQEEDIYTLINSYARLDISSFDPVHAQRNVEALLRGISNGQAREREVAKMLLKGIMDKVGQDESDSAGGQQPAQARHGEQNKKADDSGKKEKKEPGDDIIYL